A single genomic interval of halophilic archaeon DL31 harbors:
- a CDS encoding Cystathionine gamma-lyase (KEGG: hbo:Hbor_12180 cystathionine gamma-lyase~PFAM: Cys/Met metabolism, pyridoxal phosphate-dependent enzyme), whose translation MTDDAAHDHERIETRAIHAGQEPDEETGALMTPIFANSTYKQDAPGEHTGYEYSRTGNPTRTDLEDNLAALEGGQFGRAFSSGMGSINTVLNLLEAGDHVVAGDDVYGGTHRIFTQVYEKYDLEFDFVDTTDHDAVRDAMQENTELLWVETPTNPLMNINDIDALTDIADEYSALSAVDNTFATPALQRPLEYGADIVSHSLTKYLGGHSDVVGGALVTDDQELDEEIGFYQNSVGATPSPFDCFLVLRGTKTLPVRMDRHCENTKELASWLEAHEAVDRVYYPGLESHPDHELASEQMDDFGGMLSFELDGTLEQARTAVSETTVFTLAESLGGVESLIEQPATMTHAAIPKEERLAAGLTDGLIRVSVGIEHIDDMKADLQAAFDEAL comes from the coding sequence ATGACCGACGACGCTGCCCACGACCACGAGCGTATCGAGACGCGGGCTATCCACGCTGGCCAGGAACCCGACGAGGAGACGGGCGCGCTGATGACGCCCATCTTCGCGAACTCTACGTACAAACAGGACGCCCCAGGCGAGCACACCGGCTACGAGTACTCCCGGACGGGCAACCCGACGCGAACTGACTTGGAAGACAATCTCGCAGCGCTCGAAGGCGGCCAGTTTGGGCGAGCGTTCTCCTCCGGCATGGGCTCGATCAACACCGTCCTCAATCTGCTTGAGGCGGGGGACCACGTTGTTGCCGGTGACGACGTCTACGGCGGCACCCACCGCATCTTCACGCAGGTCTACGAGAAGTACGACCTCGAGTTCGATTTCGTCGACACGACGGACCACGATGCGGTGCGCGACGCGATGCAGGAAAACACCGAACTGCTGTGGGTCGAGACGCCGACGAACCCGCTGATGAACATCAACGACATCGACGCGCTGACCGACATCGCCGATGAGTACAGCGCGCTCTCGGCCGTCGACAACACGTTCGCGACGCCCGCACTCCAGCGCCCACTTGAATACGGCGCTGACATCGTGAGCCACTCGCTCACCAAATATCTCGGCGGGCACTCCGACGTGGTCGGTGGCGCGCTGGTCACCGACGACCAGGAACTCGACGAAGAGATCGGCTTCTACCAGAACTCCGTGGGCGCCACGCCTTCGCCGTTTGACTGCTTCCTCGTCCTCCGCGGGACCAAGACTCTGCCCGTCCGGATGGACCGGCACTGCGAGAACACGAAGGAACTCGCAAGCTGGCTCGAGGCCCATGAGGCAGTGGACCGTGTCTACTACCCCGGCCTCGAGAGTCACCCGGACCACGAGCTGGCCAGCGAGCAGATGGATGACTTCGGCGGCATGCTCAGCTTCGAACTCGACGGGACGCTGGAGCAGGCTCGCACGGCCGTCTCGGAGACCACGGTGTTCACCCTCGCGGAGTCACTGGGCGGTGTCGAGAGCCTCATCGAGCAGCCGGCAACGATGACTCACGCGGCGATCCCGAAGGAGGAGCGCCTCGCGGCCGGACTGACCGACGGCCTCATCCGCGTCAGCGTCGGCATCGAGCATATCGACGACATGAAGGCGGACCTGCAGGCGGCGTTCGACGAGGCGTTGTAA
- a CDS encoding 50S ribosomal protein L21e (KEGG: hbo:Hbor_12170 LSU ribosomal protein l21e~HAMAP: 50S ribosomal protein L21e~PFAM: Ribosomal protein L21e), translated as MPSSNGPYTGTRNKLSNHPRDRGTSPPQRAIAEYDEGQKVHLTIDPSVRDGQFHPRFNGHTGEVVGKQGAAFKVEINDGGKTKMLIVKAAHLRAQEE; from the coding sequence ATGCCGAGCTCCAACGGCCCCTACACTGGAACCCGGAACAAGCTCTCGAACCACCCCCGCGATCGAGGGACCTCGCCGCCCCAGCGCGCCATCGCCGAGTACGACGAGGGGCAGAAAGTTCACCTGACCATCGACCCGTCCGTGCGTGACGGCCAGTTCCACCCGCGCTTCAACGGCCACACCGGCGAAGTGGTTGGCAAGCAGGGCGCTGCGTTCAAGGTCGAAATCAACGACGGCGGCAAGACCAAGATGCTCATCGTCAAGGCGGCCCACCTGCGCGCGCAGGAGGAGTAG
- a CDS encoding RNA polymerase Rpb4 (PFAM: RNA polymerase II, Rpb4~KEGG: hje:HacjB3_08615 RNA polymerase RPB4), producing MTIFKEKVSEEYLTASEVKAELQAVEEQRAVDDDRDLRYELARAIEHVNRFALLGAEESRELVGRLEEVEQVNEATAHKIADLLPRDRDELRTIYAQERYTLSGEELDEILNIVAEYA from the coding sequence ATGACGATATTCAAAGAGAAAGTCAGCGAGGAGTACCTCACCGCCTCCGAGGTAAAGGCGGAGCTGCAGGCGGTCGAAGAGCAGCGCGCGGTCGACGACGACCGCGATCTGCGCTACGAGCTTGCCCGCGCCATCGAGCACGTGAACCGGTTTGCGCTGCTCGGCGCCGAGGAATCCCGCGAGCTTGTGGGCCGGCTGGAGGAAGTGGAACAGGTCAACGAGGCGACCGCCCACAAGATTGCGGACCTGCTCCCGCGTGACCGCGACGAGCTCCGAACCATCTACGCCCAGGAGCGCTACACGCTCTCGGGCGAGGAGCTCGACGAGATTCTCAACATCGTCGCCGAGTACGCCTGA
- a CDS encoding protein of unknown function DUF655 (PFAM: Protein of unknown function DUF655~KEGG: hbo:Hbor_12150 RNA-binding protein), with product MTDTDGEPASAADAGDDAPDEPEEYAVVLDHLPYGRPDDDRPQHQKPEIAYAVGEGRFDLFELTLTDDADVSIGDRLVVAPEADRDVVSRYREIGYEDLSRGAEQELDYVVEEIIDRHEQRFLDYFNDAQPLTLRLHQLNILPGIGEKLRNDILDSRKYDGPFERFEELEERISGLHDPKGTVVDRILEELREEEEIKYRAFTND from the coding sequence ATGACTGATACGGACGGCGAACCCGCGTCGGCAGCCGATGCTGGGGACGACGCCCCCGACGAGCCCGAGGAGTACGCGGTAGTGCTCGACCACCTGCCGTACGGTCGCCCCGACGACGACCGGCCACAGCACCAGAAGCCCGAGATCGCCTACGCGGTCGGCGAGGGCCGGTTCGACCTGTTCGAACTCACACTCACTGACGACGCCGACGTGAGCATCGGCGACCGACTCGTCGTCGCCCCGGAGGCAGACCGCGACGTGGTCAGCCGCTACCGCGAAATCGGCTACGAGGACCTCTCCCGCGGCGCCGAGCAGGAACTCGACTACGTCGTCGAGGAAATTATCGATCGCCACGAACAGCGGTTCCTCGATTACTTCAACGACGCACAGCCGCTCACGCTCCGGCTCCACCAGCTCAACATCCTGCCGGGCATCGGCGAGAAGCTGCGCAACGACATCCTGGACAGCCGGAAGTACGACGGCCCCTTCGAGCGGTTCGAGGAGTTAGAAGAGCGCATCTCCGGGCTCCACGACCCGAAGGGGACCGTCGTCGACCGAATTCTGGAGGAACTGCGTGAGGAAGAAGAGATCAAGTACCGCGCCTTCACCAACGACTGA
- a CDS encoding Ribosomal RNA small subunit methyltransferase A (SMART: Ribosomal RNA adenine methylase transferase, N-terminal~TIGRFAM: Ribosomal RNA adenine dimethylase~KEGG: hla:Hlac_2104 dimethyladenosine transferase~HAMAP: Ribosomal RNA adenine dimethylase~PFAM: Ribosomal RNA adenine methylase transferase) gives MTAPEPARDPDALIRRAKRGNPEFDQHYLVDDRVLDRLTGYLPEGTDRSHLLEIGGGTGALTDRLLAAGDHVTVVERDSDLAAFLRKEFAEDIDAGRLDVIEGDALDVDLPEFTASVSNLPYGVSSEIAFQLLPEKKPLVLMFQKEFAERMVAAPGEDDYGRLSVSAQHYADVELVEHVPKEAFDPQPSVESAVVRCTPRDPDYEVVDEAFFLRFVKALFTQRRKTMRNAIRNTGHISGLDDPDAVVDSAEEPLMSKRAGNVTPAQFAELAALAAEVDPAVGAEFGEDG, from the coding sequence ATGACCGCGCCGGAGCCCGCTCGCGACCCCGATGCCCTCATCCGCCGCGCCAAGCGCGGAAACCCGGAGTTCGACCAACACTACCTCGTCGACGACCGTGTTCTGGACCGCCTCACTGGCTACCTCCCCGAGGGCACCGACCGCTCGCACCTGCTCGAAATCGGCGGCGGGACGGGCGCGCTGACGGACCGCCTGCTCGCGGCCGGGGACCATGTGACGGTGGTCGAGCGCGACTCCGATCTCGCTGCATTCCTCCGAAAAGAGTTTGCTGAGGACATCGACGCTGGCAGGCTCGACGTTATCGAAGGCGACGCACTCGACGTCGACCTGCCGGAGTTCACTGCCAGCGTCTCGAACCTCCCATACGGTGTCTCCTCGGAGATCGCGTTCCAACTCCTCCCCGAGAAGAAGCCGCTCGTGCTGATGTTCCAGAAGGAGTTCGCCGAGCGGATGGTCGCCGCGCCCGGCGAGGACGACTACGGCCGGCTCTCGGTCTCGGCCCAGCATTATGCCGATGTGGAGCTGGTCGAGCACGTCCCGAAGGAGGCGTTCGACCCGCAGCCGTCCGTCGAGAGCGCGGTCGTGCGCTGTACCCCACGAGACCCCGACTACGAGGTGGTAGACGAGGCGTTCTTCCTGCGATTCGTGAAGGCGCTGTTCACCCAACGCCGGAAGACGATGCGGAACGCCATTCGGAACACCGGACACATCTCCGGATTGGATGACCCCGATGCCGTCGTCGACTCAGCCGAGGAGCCGCTGATGAGCAAACGTGCGGGCAACGTCACGCCCGCTCAGTTCGCCGAACTGGCCGCGTTGGCCGCCGAAGTCGACCCGGCTGTCGGCGCCGAGTTCGGCGAGGATGGGTAG
- a CDS encoding MscS Mechanosensitive ion channel (PFAM: Mechanosensitive ion channel MscS~KEGG: nph:NP3676A mechanosensitive channel) has product MIQAIFSGIAMQLLATALALLVLVGVGVGVQALGPRLKQRLDNALVESLQAGFLSVFTAAVGLFLISVWRAGGLVERGFREIDPDSRTIVAAVLSIAVAAAAYALTRVTKNTIRRLSQQRGAITNHQQQVGHHLVQLFVSVLAGLVVLGIWGVDPGDLLLGAGVATVMVGLAARQTLGAVLAGFVVLFSRPFELGDWVIINDNEGVVTDISIVNTQIRTFDEEYVMIPNDLVTDTEVTNRSRKGRLRLETDVGVDYDTEIARAREIATDAMAETDTPMERPDPHVVLSEFGGSSVVLRLRYYIDTPSARKMWKARTEVITAVKDAFAEENIKIPFPQRELSGRQEAGGLTVSGVGARTEATDENDERVERNPESEADE; this is encoded by the coding sequence ATGATTCAGGCCATTTTCAGCGGCATCGCGATGCAGTTGCTGGCGACGGCGTTGGCGCTATTGGTGCTCGTCGGCGTGGGCGTCGGCGTTCAGGCACTGGGCCCGCGGTTGAAGCAACGACTCGACAACGCGCTGGTGGAGTCGCTTCAGGCGGGCTTCCTGTCAGTGTTCACGGCCGCCGTGGGACTCTTCCTCATTTCTGTGTGGCGGGCCGGCGGCCTCGTCGAGCGTGGGTTCCGGGAGATCGACCCGGACTCGAGAACCATCGTCGCGGCGGTGCTGAGCATCGCGGTGGCCGCGGCCGCCTACGCGCTCACGCGGGTGACGAAGAACACCATCCGACGGCTCTCCCAGCAACGCGGTGCCATCACCAACCACCAGCAGCAGGTGGGTCACCACCTCGTGCAGCTGTTCGTCTCCGTGCTCGCCGGGCTGGTCGTGCTGGGCATCTGGGGCGTCGATCCCGGCGACCTGCTGCTCGGCGCCGGCGTCGCGACGGTGATGGTCGGGCTGGCGGCACGGCAGACACTTGGCGCCGTCCTCGCGGGCTTCGTCGTGCTGTTCTCTCGCCCGTTCGAACTCGGGGATTGGGTCATCATCAACGACAACGAGGGGGTCGTCACCGACATCAGCATCGTCAACACCCAAATCCGGACGTTCGACGAGGAGTACGTGATGATTCCGAACGACCTCGTCACCGACACGGAGGTGACCAACCGCTCGCGGAAGGGTCGGCTCCGGTTGGAGACCGACGTGGGCGTCGATTACGACACCGAGATCGCTCGGGCCCGTGAGATTGCGACGGACGCGATGGCCGAGACCGACACGCCGATGGAGCGCCCGGACCCCCACGTCGTGCTCTCGGAGTTCGGCGGCTCGAGCGTGGTGCTCCGCCTGCGCTACTACATCGACACCCCCAGCGCCCGCAAGATGTGGAAGGCTCGGACGGAGGTCATCACCGCGGTGAAAGACGCCTTCGCCGAGGAGAACATCAAAATCCCGTTCCCCCAGCGCGAACTCTCTGGGCGGCAGGAGGCCGGAGGACTGACGGTTTCTGGCGTGGGTGCGCGAACGGAGGCAACGGACGAGAACGATGAACGGGTCGAGCGAAACCCTGAATCGGAGGCCGACGAATGA
- a CDS encoding methylase (KEGG: hbo:Hbor_12120 HemK-related methylase~TIGRFAM: Putative methylase~PFAM: Methyltransferase small) has protein sequence MTGGESLAERRGLETNVYQPAEDSGLLADAAVEFARGRVLEVGTGSGWVAEQVAKTGDAERVVVSDLNPHACRSAQERGLEAVRGNLLAPFVGGSFETVLFNPPYLPTDPDNEWDDWMEHALSGGESGRELIVPFLEDLERVLATGGQALLLVSSLTGYDEVVDLIGQAGFTHEEVRQESYPFETLSILRLTEFRLCR, from the coding sequence ATGACCGGCGGCGAGAGCCTCGCGGAACGCCGCGGTCTCGAGACGAACGTCTATCAGCCCGCAGAGGACTCTGGGCTGCTGGCCGACGCCGCGGTGGAGTTCGCCCGCGGCCGCGTCCTCGAGGTGGGCACCGGCTCAGGCTGGGTCGCCGAGCAGGTGGCCAAGACGGGCGACGCCGAGCGGGTGGTCGTCAGCGACCTGAACCCTCACGCCTGCCGGTCGGCTCAGGAGCGCGGCCTCGAAGCAGTTCGCGGGAACCTGCTCGCCCCCTTTGTGGGGGGCAGCTTCGAGACGGTGCTGTTCAATCCGCCCTACCTCCCGACGGACCCGGACAACGAGTGGGACGACTGGATGGAGCATGCGCTCTCGGGCGGCGAAAGCGGGCGAGAGCTCATCGTGCCGTTCCTCGAGGACCTGGAGCGGGTGCTCGCGACGGGCGGGCAGGCGCTGTTGCTCGTCTCCTCGCTGACGGGCTACGATGAGGTCGTGGACCTGATTGGGCAGGCGGGGTTCACGCACGAAGAAGTCCGGCAGGAGTCCTACCCGTTCGAGACGCTCTCAATCTTGCGGCTGACAGAGTTCCGGCTCTGTAGGTAG
- a CDS encoding protein of unknown function DUF309 (PFAM: Protein of unknown function DUF309~KEGG: hbo:Hbor_13640 hypothetical protein), with protein MDDHTRDPGVAPPLGNPTGWRADRRWEHATLRRAVEHGIRLYNADAFHESHDCFEVEWYNYGSGTTESAFLHGMVQVAAGAYKRFDFENDDGMCSLFETALQYLNGVPEDFYGVDVADVRRTLQAALDEPSAIDDWQLTLDDHQPEAYPADYEYAEGLG; from the coding sequence ATGGACGACCACACCCGCGACCCCGGCGTCGCACCGCCGCTGGGGAACCCGACCGGGTGGCGCGCCGACCGCCGCTGGGAGCACGCCACCCTCCGGCGCGCGGTCGAACACGGTATCAGGCTCTACAACGCCGACGCGTTCCACGAGTCCCACGACTGCTTCGAGGTGGAGTGGTACAACTACGGAAGCGGCACGACCGAGAGCGCGTTTCTCCACGGAATGGTACAGGTTGCTGCGGGGGCGTACAAGCGGTTCGACTTCGAGAACGACGACGGAATGTGCAGCCTCTTTGAGACCGCCCTCCAGTATCTGAACGGCGTCCCGGAGGATTTTTACGGCGTCGATGTCGCCGACGTGCGGCGGACACTCCAGGCCGCCCTCGACGAGCCATCTGCTATCGACGACTGGCAGCTCACCCTCGATGACCACCAACCCGAGGCGTACCCTGCCGACTACGAGTACGCGGAGGGACTCGGTTGA
- a CDS encoding Cellulase (KEGG: htu:Htur_0895 cellulase~PFAM: Peptidase M42), protein MHDRDLLFALSAAQGPVGYEDEPRTVVREALEPAVDRLETDAMGNVIGTVEGPSTSSRTQSGDTVEGSSDREVVVAAHMDEIGFMVTRITDDGFLQLDSLGGWNAQILRAQPVTVHTADGTLPGVIGAEPAHTRDEDDLEDIDDLAVDLGLDGDDAAERVSVGDVVTLDTQPRELGNCVTGKALDDRAGVYAMIAAAREAEPDATVHYCATVQEEVGLRGARAIATGEEFDPDLVIALDGTLERSVPGVAPEDRITTLGDGVGIKRKDASVIPSPDVVAWLTAIAEDKGIEHQREVAWNIGTDTGSLQFEGGAVASGALSVPVRYHHSPVETAHREDLNATVDLLAAAVSRTAEFST, encoded by the coding sequence ATGCACGACCGCGATCTTCTCTTCGCCCTCTCGGCCGCACAGGGCCCCGTCGGCTACGAGGACGAGCCCCGAACCGTCGTTCGCGAGGCCCTGGAGCCGGCCGTTGACCGTCTCGAGACCGACGCAATGGGCAACGTCATCGGCACCGTGGAGGGACCCTCCACGAGCAGCCGGACGCAGTCCGGCGATACCGTCGAGGGAAGTTCGGACCGCGAAGTCGTCGTCGCCGCCCACATGGACGAAATCGGCTTCATGGTGACCCGGATCACCGACGACGGCTTCCTCCAACTCGACTCCCTCGGCGGGTGGAACGCCCAAATCCTGCGGGCCCAGCCCGTCACCGTCCACACGGCGGACGGAACCCTCCCGGGCGTCATCGGCGCCGAACCCGCACACACCCGCGACGAAGACGACCTTGAGGATATCGACGACCTCGCGGTCGACCTCGGCCTCGACGGTGACGACGCAGCAGAGCGAGTCAGCGTCGGCGACGTAGTCACGCTCGATACCCAGCCCCGTGAGCTCGGAAACTGCGTGACCGGGAAGGCGCTGGACGACCGAGCAGGCGTCTACGCGATGATCGCGGCCGCTCGCGAGGCCGAGCCTGACGCGACAGTCCACTACTGTGCGACCGTCCAAGAGGAGGTCGGCCTGCGCGGCGCACGTGCCATCGCCACGGGCGAGGAGTTCGACCCCGACCTCGTCATCGCGCTGGACGGCACGCTCGAGCGGAGCGTTCCCGGCGTGGCCCCGGAGGACCGGATCACCACGCTCGGTGACGGCGTCGGCATCAAACGCAAAGACGCCTCCGTCATTCCGAGCCCGGACGTGGTGGCGTGGCTAACCGCCATTGCCGAGGACAAGGGAATCGAGCACCAGCGCGAGGTGGCCTGGAACATCGGCACCGACACCGGGTCACTCCAGTTCGAGGGGGGCGCCGTCGCCTCGGGAGCACTGTCGGTCCCAGTTCGCTACCACCACTCTCCGGTTGAGACGGCCCACCGAGAGGACCTGAACGCCACGGTCGACCTGCTGGCGGCCGCAGTGTCTCGAACGGCAGAGTTCTCGACGTAA
- a CDS encoding Succinylglutamate desuccinylase/aspartoacylase (PFAM: Succinylglutamate desuccinylase/aspartoacylase~KEGG: hvo:HVO_2852 hypothetical protein) codes for MQIHQLGEGQPELAIVAGIHGDEPCGVRAVERILEEAPEVKRPVKFIIANEEALAAGERFLEEDLNRAFPGDPDGTHESRLAHDLAREVQGCTVLALHSTQSYAEPIVVIDTVDEIARSLAPRLPAEVLIETDEHTDGRLIEHAHTIEVECGLQGSEQAAENAYWLVQAFLSASNVLAAPTSDERLAAPERSEVRVFRLDGPIPKPPGREYEVVVPNFEKVGAGERFAVADGNALTANEPFYPVLLSADGYDDIFGYAATTAGSLD; via the coding sequence ATGCAGATTCATCAGTTGGGTGAGGGCCAGCCTGAGCTGGCCATTGTCGCCGGGATCCACGGCGACGAGCCTTGCGGCGTCCGGGCAGTCGAGCGCATTCTGGAGGAAGCACCCGAGGTCAAGCGGCCGGTGAAGTTCATCATCGCCAACGAGGAAGCGCTGGCGGCTGGCGAGCGGTTCCTCGAGGAGGACCTCAACCGCGCGTTCCCGGGCGATCCTGACGGTACCCACGAATCGCGGCTCGCCCACGACCTCGCGCGGGAGGTCCAGGGCTGTACCGTCCTGGCACTCCACTCGACGCAGTCCTACGCCGAGCCAATCGTGGTTATCGACACCGTCGACGAGATTGCGCGCTCGCTCGCGCCGCGACTCCCCGCCGAGGTACTCATCGAGACCGACGAACACACCGACGGCCGGCTCATCGAGCACGCCCACACCATCGAGGTGGAGTGTGGGCTCCAGGGCAGCGAGCAGGCCGCTGAGAACGCCTACTGGCTGGTGCAGGCGTTCCTCTCGGCCTCGAACGTGCTGGCGGCGCCGACCTCCGACGAGCGGCTGGCGGCGCCCGAACGGAGCGAGGTCCGTGTGTTCCGGCTGGATGGCCCCATTCCCAAACCGCCGGGCCGGGAGTACGAGGTGGTCGTCCCGAACTTCGAGAAGGTGGGGGCCGGCGAACGGTTCGCCGTCGCCGACGGGAACGCGCTGACAGCCAACGAGCCGTTCTACCCGGTGTTGCTCTCCGCAGATGGGTACGACGACATCTTCGGCTACGCCGCGACGACAGCTGGCAGCCTGGATTGA
- a CDS encoding Like-Sm ribonucleoprotein core (KEGG: hbo:Hbor_11900 small nuclear ribonucleoprotein, lsm family~PFAM: Like-Sm ribonucleoprotein, core~SMART: Like-Sm ribonucleoprotein, core domain, eukaryotic/archaea-type), with translation MSGRPLDVLEESLEEPVTVHLKDGDAFYGTLSGYDQHMNVVLEAADATDATDAELDQLDVEEVDNTTIIRGDNVISITL, from the coding sequence ATGAGTGGACGCCCGCTCGACGTTCTCGAAGAGTCGCTCGAAGAGCCCGTGACGGTTCACCTGAAAGACGGTGACGCCTTCTACGGAACGCTCTCGGGCTACGACCAGCATATGAACGTCGTGCTCGAAGCCGCCGACGCCACCGATGCCACCGACGCCGAGCTCGACCAGCTCGACGTTGAGGAAGTGGACAACACAACGATTATCCGTGGCGACAACGTCATTTCGATAACTCTATGA
- a CDS encoding 50S ribosomal protein L37e (KEGG: htu:Htur_2925 ribosomal protein L37e~HAMAP: 50S ribosomal protein L37e~PFAM: Ribosomal protein L37e), whose translation MTGAGTPSQGKKNNTTHTKCRRCGEKSYHTKKKECSSCGFGKSSKQRSYSWQSKNGDH comes from the coding sequence ATGACCGGCGCAGGAACGCCCAGCCAGGGGAAGAAGAACAACACGACGCACACGAAGTGCCGTCGCTGCGGCGAGAAATCCTACCACACCAAGAAAAAGGAGTGCTCGTCGTGCGGCTTCGGGAAGTCGTCGAAACAGCGCAGCTACTCGTGGCAGTCGAAGAACGGCGACCACTAA
- a CDS encoding amidophosphoribosyltransferase (TIGRFAM: Amidophosphoribosyl transferase~KEGG: htu:Htur_2658 amidophosphoribosyltransferase~PFAM: Glutamine amidotransferase, class-II; Phosphoribosyltransferase), with protein MDTGPAEGPTGSAGMTEKCGVVGVALEDRGAAHPCYYGLYALQHRGQESAGIVTHDGFQQHDHVEMGLVGEAFDEADIEALQGSTGVGHVRYPTAGSVDKACAQPFTVSFRSGSLALSHNGNLVNANEIRDELAAEGHAFTSDGDTEVIAHDLARNLLDADLVRAVKRTMERIHGSYALTVMHDETVLGVRDPQGNRPLCLGKLDDGYVLASESAAIDTLGGELIRDVKPGELVLLEPDGSGYDSYQLIEQPNTAHCFFEHVYFARPDSVIDDSLVYDTRRGLGARLWEESGVESDVVMPVPDSGRAFAAGYADAAAADLGDAPEFAEGLMKNRYVGRTFIMPSQDQREQAVRLKLNPIRSTVEGKSVTLIDDSIVRGTTSTQLVALLKEAGAEEVHLRIGAPPIIAPCYMGIDMASREELIAAGGDSEAVRAAVNADSLSYLSVDGVAEVLGESRTDLCLGCVTGEYPYDIDGETADREVKRPDIDGALADD; from the coding sequence ATGGATACGGGTCCGGCCGAGGGGCCGACCGGCAGCGCCGGGATGACGGAGAAATGCGGCGTCGTCGGCGTCGCCCTCGAAGATCGCGGGGCCGCACACCCCTGTTACTACGGGCTCTACGCGCTCCAGCACCGCGGCCAGGAGTCCGCGGGCATCGTCACCCACGACGGGTTCCAGCAGCACGACCACGTCGAGATGGGACTGGTGGGTGAGGCGTTCGACGAGGCGGACATCGAGGCGCTCCAGGGTTCGACCGGCGTCGGCCACGTTCGCTACCCCACCGCGGGCAGCGTCGACAAGGCCTGTGCCCAGCCGTTCACGGTCTCCTTCCGATCTGGCTCGCTCGCGCTGTCCCACAACGGGAACCTCGTGAACGCAAACGAGATTCGCGACGAACTCGCCGCCGAGGGCCACGCGTTCACCTCCGACGGCGACACCGAAGTCATCGCCCACGACCTCGCGCGCAACCTCCTCGACGCCGATCTCGTTCGGGCTGTCAAGCGGACGATGGAGCGCATCCACGGCTCCTACGCACTGACGGTGATGCACGACGAGACCGTTCTCGGCGTCCGGGACCCGCAAGGCAATCGTCCGCTCTGTCTCGGGAAACTGGACGACGGCTACGTGCTGGCATCCGAATCGGCGGCCATCGACACGCTCGGCGGCGAGCTCATCCGGGACGTGAAGCCGGGCGAACTCGTCCTGCTCGAACCCGATGGCTCGGGCTACGACAGCTACCAGCTGATCGAGCAACCCAACACTGCTCACTGTTTCTTCGAACACGTCTACTTCGCGCGGCCGGACTCGGTCATCGACGACTCACTGGTCTACGACACTCGGCGTGGGCTGGGCGCGCGGCTCTGGGAAGAGTCCGGTGTCGAGAGCGACGTGGTGATGCCGGTCCCCGACTCCGGTCGAGCGTTCGCCGCGGGCTACGCCGACGCCGCCGCGGCGGACCTCGGCGACGCGCCGGAATTCGCGGAGGGGCTGATGAAGAACCGCTACGTCGGCCGCACGTTCATCATGCCGAGTCAGGACCAGCGCGAGCAGGCGGTCCGGCTCAAGCTCAACCCCATCCGCTCGACGGTCGAGGGCAAATCAGTCACCCTCATCGACGACAGCATCGTCCGGGGAACGACCTCGACGCAGCTGGTCGCGCTGCTGAAGGAAGCCGGCGCCGAAGAAGTCCACCTGCGAATCGGGGCACCCCCCATCATCGCGCCCTGCTACATGGGCATCGACATGGCGTCCAGAGAGGAGCTCATCGCCGCCGGCGGCGATTCCGAAGCCGTTCGCGCGGCCGTCAACGCCGACTCGCTTTCGTACCTGAGCGTGGACGGCGTGGCGGAGGTGCTGGGCGAGTCCCGCACAGACCTCTGTCTGGGCTGTGTGACTGGGGAGTACCCCTACGACATCGACGGGGAGACAGCCGACCGCGAGGTCAAGCGCCCCGATATCGACGGGGCATTGGCCGACGACTGA